The Helianthus annuus cultivar XRQ/B chromosome 11, HanXRQr2.0-SUNRISE, whole genome shotgun sequence region GTTAAATTTTCTGGTTATTGCAACATGGCTAGTGAGTTGTCCCAAAATTCACTCCATAATAACCAACTAAATGCTCTAGTCATTATTTAACATCCTCTCATTCACTTCACTTCACTTCATGACATTCCTCTACATACAAAACCATGCTTGGCACTACCCCGAATTTACTCCATAATGACGACTTAACGTCCTGGCATTATTGGGTTAAGTTACCTTCTAGTTGACTCGATAACCTTTTGGCTTTGGCTGGTTGAACTAACCATAACTAGgactgtaaacgaaccgaacgaacacgaacaagaccttgttcttgttcgttaaggaaataaatgtgttcatgaacggtttatgaacacttaccgaacgagattttatgttcgtgttcgttcattaaggaaatgagcgtgttcgcgaacggttcacgaacacaaacgaacacaaataaatttggcgaacacgacgaaggataaagatagatggcccagagggtagcactcgaacttgaatcccttaatGTGGAACGaaggtcgatcgtattcgtggatgtaaataatgagaaatgaaagggaaatgatgcataaacaaggtgaaagtgggtttcctagtttaattgttagggaaataaagtaaataaaagtttaataatataaaaagtactaattaaatataagaaagtacaaagatcttcaattaaaacacaaaaatacgaacataaacgaacgcaaatcaacgaatgttcacgaacacgttcacaAACACCTTATtgaacattcacaaacacaatcgaacgaacgagacctctgttcatgttcgttcatttaactaatcgaacgaaatttcttgttcatggtcgttcgtttattaaacgaacgaacataaacgaacttcccgccaaacggttcacgaactgttcgctgaacgtttggttcgtttacagccctaaccaTAACTGGGTCCATCCTAACATCGGATTATAAGCCTCATCATCAAGAAGTTAATTCGCTCCATAAATTCAACGTATACAACTTGTTATCATGTAGCAACAAACAAATTATAGTGTTTACATTTATAAACACACACATGATATACAACCATAACCCAACACTAACTAGACCCTTGTTTATCATGCCTCCAGCTTTGCTGCCATTTGACAGATTTCTCTACATGTTTCAGCTTAAGCCGATCAAATCGGAAGCATTCAGTGTCAAGTATCGTGTTTTAATGTCTAAATGTCACGTTGCATGTTATATAACCGCCTTTTTTAAGAAGAAAAAAATGTTACGCTTGTATAGACGGGTGTTACTAATTAGGAGTTACTTCATCGACTATATCAAATAAATACCATGAAAAATTCTCAACCTACAATTATCAATTAGCCCATCTGCTACAACTTTTGATATAATAACCTTTGACCATTGATTGCATACACAAAGGGGACATCGAACACATTGCAACAAAGATTCTTGATCCGCGTAAGTAGAATCCTGATGTGATCTCCAGATCACGCCGTTAACTTGTAATTTCACTCATCCGTCATCACAACCACCGGAGCAAACTACAAAAACAAAGACGGTAAATgttaacttttgtttacactccTCGTTAGCGCAGTGGGACCCACATAGAAGCCCACGTGGTGACAAAACATACTATTAAGATTGCGACCCAATGTGACATGAATAAGACCCTAGAGTGTGTCATATAAGATTTCCTAAGTGCGACACACAATATGATCATATTTTGTAatgtaaaaaaaatgttattCTAGTGCATAGTTGAAATAATGATATATGACCATACTAACCTCGTCATCTTCTTCGTAAAAGACTCCATCTCCATTGTTCTGGTGAAATATCCATCCTAGAGACGTCTCGAGTAATTCTTTCAGTCTCCTTGTCTACATTAATAAGTAATCTCACTAACAACAAAATTAACCTCAAGAATATATTAAAAGACCTCATGCAACATGGTAATAACACAAGGGTAGATTAAAAACCTCTAGTGAAAAAAAAACAACCTTAGGCAACCTAATATAGGAAGtacatgatttaaaaaaaaaaaaaaagagttaaatgtcattttagtccttgtggtttgggtcattttgccagtttagtccaaaggtttcatttttcacctgtgggaccaaaaaggtttcaccgttgccattttagtccactagtttaacttcattcattttttctgttaacgagaagggcaattcggtcattttatatgaccgaattgcccttctcgttaacagaaaaaatggatgaagttagcccagtggactaaaatggcaacgatgaaacctttttggacccacaggcaaaaaatgaaacctttgaactaaactggcaaaatggcccaaactacagggactaaaatggcatttaactcaaaaaaaaactaatttgtTTTTCACACTCTTTCTCAAATCCATTGTTTCTAGATGAATCTTAGAAACAGAAATAAAACAAAATGTTATCTTTTATGATACGATGAATACTCACCCAAGACAAAAGGTCCCCATCAACAACACGAGCTTCAAGCATGAGCGAAAAGAACTCCTGCAAATATCCAATTAAATAACAAACCAACTCAAACCGTCTCCCAACATTCTATGAAATAAAACACAAACGGACAGGGACATTGTTGACCCGCTTAAAACTAAAATTACAAGGAATATGTTGACCCACTTAGTGGTCAGCGGTCACACGTACATAACTTTAACGTGCCTGAAAATTGTAGGGGAGAACAAAAAGAATGTGCCAAACAGGTTCGGTTGAAACAGACAGGATTGTTTGACCAGTTTAGCCCCTTTGAACCGTTCGGTGTTCCCTCTcgcatagttgttaatagcgaatagcgacaaatagcgacaagggacctatatgctacatagcgaatagcgaccgctattttataaatagcgatacactagaaaaagaactttgaaaatttttatatgtatattatatcaaaataccttggtatatatgctattttacgtgtatatttaacaaaaacctatatatccagctattttatagctatatataattgctatttacataaaaaaaaatatcgctatttgtcgctatgaCCCATATAGCGACACTACGTCGCATCGCTACACAGCGCGCTATAGCCGCTATTACAACTATGCCCTCTCGACCTGTTTGAGAGGGAACACAACCCAACTTgacccattcataagtaaatttataaaaattgcCTCCTCTATCTAGTATACCATAAGTAATATAATAACAAACAAAAAGACGAGAGAATACCTTACACAAGTGATGAAGAAAACTATCGGAAGATAAAAAAGAATCATCCAACAATGTTATAGGTCCCTTCGCAGCAACGTTATTGTCTGTTTGACCTTTCTGTAATGCATACTTGAGTTGATAATAAACGACCTTCGTAAACTACAGAATGAACCGTAAACAAAAATGTCAGCAAAAACAACGATAACGGACATCAAAAGTAGCGTCGCAAAATCATACGAGCTTACCTTGGTGAATAAACGACTCCTTGAGCGCAGAGGCTTCggaattaaaaaaaacataaaaaaagacCGTTAATAAAAATCCCACATAAAGTTAATTTGGTTCGATTATTTAACAACTTACAGCTTCAGTACAACCAAATAAAAGGTGAACAATAGCTTTCCATTGCAGAAATGCTTCTAGTGATTGCCCCATCTGCCACATTAAACGTGTTTCGAGTTTAAAGACAcctttaaattaaaaaaaaaaaaaagagtaaaatgtcgTTTTCGtgcctgaggtttggccagttttgcgactttcgtccaaaggtttgttttttcgcatctggatccaaaaggtttgaaatcttgccattttcatctggctcgttaactccgtccgtttttctccgttaagttatgtcatgggtattttcgtcttttttgttaacttaaagggcaattcggccttcataatacttgtacattatgctagaggtgcaaacgagccgagctactcgcgagctgctcgagctcgactcgaaaaaaagctcgaacgagctcgagcccgagcctaaaaacaagctcatttagtaaacgagccccgAGATTCGTTTATCGAGCTCGAGctggctcgcgagcctaaacgagctttgtgtttatatattttttattaatatattaaacatatatttatataataataattaccatttatatataaatataaaaaataactaaattacatgtataataataattataattaatataaattaatttattaatactaaacgagtcgagcctgAGCCGAGCTCGGGCTTGAAAAATcaccttcgagccgagctcgagctttagaaataaagctcgaatcgagccgagctcgagctcgagcctggtcgagctcaggctcggctcggctcgtttacacccctacatCATGCTAAATGCCTATACATAAAgggaaaaagaccgaattgcccttttaagttaacaaaaaagacagaaatacccatgacttaacggagaaaaatagatggagttaacgagctggaagaaaatggcaagatttcaaacctttggatccagatgcggaataacaaacctttggatgaaagtcgcaaaactggccaaacctcagggacgaaaatgacattttactctaaatatataaaaaatatacaaTTATACGCTAGTACcaaaaaagcaataaaagcaaaTTGCAGCTCTCCAAGAAGCAAATCTTCGGTTCCTCCATAGTCTTTCATCAATATGCTTTCCAACAAACTTGTCTACATGAATATACAACGCCATCAACAAGGGCAGAATTGTAAATAAACTAAAACGTGTTTATTTTCGACAGTTTTGTTGCAACGCGTACCTTGTCGAGATTCAATGAAGTAAGATCTTGGCTGACGACACCCTTTTTCTTAATTAGACGGGGAATTTTCGTGTAATAACAACCTCGTTTTTTAAGCGTATCGTCAGACGTTGGAACGTTAGTATTCTTCAACTGCTCGGACAAAGCTTCCTCCATTGCGGTTTTAGGACCGTTTTCAAGAATGTCGGGTTCGTGGATAACGGTGATATCTCCTCCAATGGGTTCTGCATGTAGGCCATACGTTACATGTCGTCAGTTTACAGTGTTTACTTTCATTCTTCGAGTTTGTGGGTCCCATCCAAATTACCTATACGTTCAATGACGCTCTTTGTAATGTAGTTTGATAACATTTTCCACTCTCCGTACTGGCTTAGGGTATAAGGCCCGAGGTACTTGTCGAACTCTAAACTTTTTACGGCTTGTGAGTATCTCTCTTCCTTCAACAAAGAAGAAAATTaatattagagttaattgcccggatggtccctgtggtttcacgttttttcacgtttagtccccaccttttagAAATaacaggtatgctccctatggtttgtcattttgttactcggatagtcccctgacatttactcagggactatccgagtaacaaaatgacaaaccatagggagcatacctgctatttccaaactaactgacatatactcagggactatccgagtaacaaaataacaaaccatagggagcatacctgccattttcaaaaggtggggactaaatgtgaaaaaacatgaaaccacagggaccatccgggcaattaactcttaatATTATAAACTGGCGTCAAATGTTTAAAAAATGACGGAAAAAACAGAAAAGAAAATGTATGTACCTCTTCTTCTGGTACTTTGACTAGTCGCTCCTCTTGCGGGTCCCACTTACGAACAATTACCTGTCAAGTGCTTATTGAACTTtagagaaaaagaaaaacatatagAAAGAGTAGTTAAAAGACTCGAATTGAGTTGATCAACGGAAGAATTAGTGTGGATCTTAACCTCAGAAGGATTCAAATCAATAAAGAAACCGATCATCGGTGAAAACTCACTGCCACCTCTGCAAGAAAACAACCAAAAAATAACTCACGACCAGTgacggagcttgaccaaaagtttcgagggggcgtaaagtcATGGGACCCAATTTTTTTTTCCTATCATTATGTTTCGGGTCGGGCCGGCTattcgattcgggtcgggtcaaataataatagttccaaataaaaataaaaaaaattcattcaTTCAAAGGACCCGTTCTTGcatataaaaaaactaaatattgtttaacaaacacaagaccaatatatatatatatatatatatatatatatatatatgtatgtatgtatgtatgtataatggTACGAGATAAATGAAACCTGGACGAAGAATTACAACTCAGCCTGACGACCTTTAAGATTTAAagtggtaacaaactttactttgatttatatattgtataaatatttaggcaaaataattggagGGGCGAtcttatataattttaaaattttcggacgaaaaatcggaaattatacacttctaaccgaaacattggagggggggcgggtgcacccccgggcaccTACTAACCTACGCCCCTGGCTCACCACTCATATGACGTAATTGTAACGACTCGTGAATTATAAGAATGTATAAACACccatacaaaaaaaaatatgtaacgAGGATATTGAATCATGAAAGCAAGCAAACCTGTTTGAAGAACTGTAATAGACGAAGTGAGGACCAGGCGGAATCATTTTAATACCTTTGAAATTAGGGCCCACAGAAAATATCTGCATTATGATCATATAGTTAACACACCCAAAATGTAATACAAGATCATAAGATACTAAAATCACTATTCACTATATAAAAACACAACCGCAATAAATCTGTCTCCCTGTTTTATGATCATCCCAACGAAAAGACtacaaaaatattaaataaatccATGCTACCGAACATCTTCTCAACAGTACACACAAAAAACAACATATGATTTCACAAAAACCATGAAAAAAATCATTATTATTAACATCAAATTATAATTACAACTCACTTCTCACCTATGTAATTAATATTGCGATATATCACCGGTGATATATCGGTGCAAAATATTagtcagaatatcggtaccgatattatcggcgatgtttgaccgacatatcaccgattttccctatatcagtacctttcttcttagttctaccattcgtctttcttcttattgctgctattagtgttttaagtcttaattgttagtgttttaagtcttaatcatTTCTTACTTGATAcaagcagtggcgaagcttgagatttccgaccgcttgggggggggggggggcggaaGTCATtggacctaaaaatttctataaaaccgggggtcgaaaacgtatataccaaaaaatttctatacggaagctacatactctccactaccgagcgaaaagttcggggggtcggccgccccctcccgccctacTTAATTTGTTAATagtaggagagtatactgaattgatggtgttaaattgctatatacataaattctgcatgatattataattaccgatatcccaccgcaaTAACCTATATCTCGGATCGGTCCGATATTTTACCTGATTAACTACTTAGCTTCTCACCGCtgacacactttaacataaaccATAAATTAACTTTTGCTTCAAAAAAACTGTAACCAAGATGCAAACTTTACCCAAaagcatggttgcaaaagtcgctaggcgctccctagtcggtacaccggggagttgagagtactcggtctaggcggagagtactcgggagtactcggacatgttaaattataaagaaattactttttggagattaaatatatgtcaaataacaaaaatctactaatatttataacaaaatacgtgaaaatgatattcattctttaatatgataggcatagaaattatgttttattattattgaagtaaaactaggcccgagttgacctGCTAGATCCAATTCTAGCCGAGGTTAACCGCgtttgaccgactccgagtaattaggcggagtcgaagaaagtcgcctcggccgCAGCTtacttgtagcgactactcgggagtactcggccttggaaaccttatTTTACAACCATGCCCAAAAGTAACAAAACCAATCATAAAAAGAACTGGGAAATAACTAAACCAACAATGATCACCAATCCAAGATCATTACAACCCAATTTCTCAACGAATACGGAATACCTAGGGGCACTCACTGGTACATATGATAAACTGCAAACAGTGTGCAACAAATCAATCTTCTTTTTTCAATTCAGAAACTGAAAAAGAATTGAAAAGGGTACCTGAGTATCGATGCCGAAAAGGGTGTGTTGAGGAACATCAAGAAAAAGAAGAGCAGCCCCTTTCTTTACCAACTCCAAAGCTGTTTCTGCGTCCATTGCTGATTCTTTAGGGTTTTGAGAGATGGATTGATCAAGGGTTTTTGTAAATTTTGTGTTTTGATGAGTGGGAATGGTAGACGAGAGTGTTTTTTTGCTACTACAACCTTCTCGAATGCTGAAATAATGGATATCCCCACTGACCCGGTTTCGATTCGGGTATGAAATCGGGTAATTCCAAATTCAGTGAGTGTCGGACTCTCAAATTTCAAACCGGTGAGGGTTGGATAGGAGTGTAAATGATCTAAGCTCGAGCTTGATTAACTTATAATAGCTCGAGTTTGGCTCGGTTTGAGTTTTATTTTCAAAGCTCGTGCTCGACTTTTTGTTggtttctcaagctcgagcttggcttgttggtagtttctcaagctcgggttcggctcgtttattatctattaatttatctatactatattataatgcatgaggcaagggcattttaagataccaaaaaaataagaacttttcccccctttatttatagaaagacccctaaaatgagggtagtttggtcttttaaacactatttattttttagcccctaaactcattacacttaaatcccaaaggttttaacaaaattatagatagttagttacaattcacccctccacaacaaacttataattattttacgTATTCTTaccatatcttataaactataatctttttaaaaaaaatccaaaagtacCGTGATAACCTACTCATTTTTGTTGACGTTTCGATAGTTGTTTTATTCGGTATTGACGTGTGAATTAAAATGTACAAGTAGATGATTGcttagggtgtaaggagtggttaaacactttggagtggtaaaccaaaaaaccgaccaattagagcgcgccatgtcaatcagtcaaaaatgtttaaactttgctgaaaagtgttggcaatggtttaaacatttggtgaattggtaaactttttaaataaaaaaaaggaaaaaaaatgtgattggttgagattggaatggaccccaccctaTACCCccctctctctttcctttctcatTTCCCGCATCGGTAAAGCTTCACCGATTTTATACCCATTTCGTCAAACACTTCATGTGGCAAAAGGTTGGCAATGGTTTGCCAAAGTTTACCGATCGGTAAAATGGCTTTACCGAAAGCCACTCCGTATCCCCTTAGTGTACAAGTGATTAGTGCCATCCAAAAACTAAGTTGTTGGTTTAGATCAGATATGTACGTTTTAGGCCTGCAGGCTAATTATATAACAAACACCTAtgataaatttatttatttaattttaaagtGTAAACATTAGTGAGATACATAAATGAAATTGATAGAGAAAGAAAGTGATAAACCACTTTTCCACATTCAAAGCTACATATGAGATACCAGGTCAACATAACCTACCCTCTTTATCTATTCATACGCATCAAAATTGGCTCCATCAAgtttaaatttgaattttgaaataggGTTTTCGAATTATACGCATCAAATTTGGCTCCATCAAGTTTAAATTAAATCTCAGCATCTTTCCTTTTTCATCTTCTACCAACTCCAAAACGCCATATTTCGTTTTCCATCAAAGCTACAAGAAGCACCAAACCTTCAAAAATGATTACTTTACTATCCATTGAATGGAGAAATGGAAAATCAAATATGA contains the following coding sequences:
- the LOC110889439 gene encoding protein AAR2 homolog encodes the protein MDAETALELVKKGAALLFLDVPQHTLFGIDTQIFSVGPNFKGIKMIPPGPHFVYYSSSNRGGSEFSPMIGFFIDLNPSEVIVRKWDPQEERLVKVPEEEEERYSQAVKSLEFDKYLGPYTLSQYGEWKMLSNYITKSVIERIEPIGGDITVIHEPDILENGPKTAMEEALSEQLKNTNVPTSDDTLKKRGCYYTKIPRLIKKKGVVSQDLTSLNLDKTSLLESILMKDYGGTEDLLLGELQFAFIAFLMGQSLEAFLQWKAIVHLLFGCTEAPLRSRSRLFTKFTKVVYYQLKYALQKGQTDNNVAAKGPITLLDDSFLSSDSFLHHLCKEFFSLMLEARVVDGDLLSWTRRLKELLETSLGWIFHQNNGDGVFYEEDDEFAPVVVMTDE